A genomic segment from Capra hircus breed San Clemente chromosome 15, ASM170441v1, whole genome shotgun sequence encodes:
- the C15H11orf71 gene encoding uncharacterized protein C11orf71 homolog codes for MAQNSVSLSAGDRRSRVAYLSSSHGDLSSSALALAMVSGDSFLVTRPEAILPEPVPRSSVRLNFRTESRRAPGGGRSPTRFNEGRELEARSRSRQARFSPYPGPAVKLDLLRSVLQQRLVALGGVIVARLSA; via the coding sequence ATGGCGCAGAACTCTGTGTCCCTGTCCGCCGGCGATCGAAGGAGTCGGGTGGCTTACCTTAGCTCTTCCCACGGTGACCTCAGCTCGTCGGCCTTAGCGTTGGCAATGGTCTCCGGAGACAGCTTCCTCGTTACCAGGCCCGAGGCGATTCTTCCAGAACCTGTTCCTCGATCCTCCGTGCGGCTGAACTTCCGGACCGAGAGCCGTCGGGCGCCTGGTGGCGGCCGAAGCCCGACCCGCTTTAACGAGGGAAGGGAACTGGAGGCGCGGAGCCGAAGCCGCCAGGCCAGATTCTCACCTTACCCGGGCCCTGCGGTGAAACTCGACCTTCTAAGAAGTGTCCTGCAACAGCGTCTGGTGGCACTTGGAGGAGTTATCGTAGCCCGTCTTTCAGCTTAA